ACGGCATGCGACGGCTGCCGCTCCTCGCCGCCGCCGCCCTGCCTGCCGGGGAGCACGCCGCAGCCCGCCAGCGTGACGGCCGCGACAGCCAGCGCGATCGTCTTTCGCATTCTGTGATCACCTTCGTCGTCCGGGGGTATGGCCCTCACCGTAGGGAAGCGACGTTCAGGATCCGCATAGTCGCCTATATCCGCCCGCCACGCCGCCTACGGGCCTCCTGCGCGAGCCGTTCGGCGCCGGCCCGGCCCTGCTCGTCACCGAGGCGGTCAAACTCTCCCATAGCTCGCGTAAGCGCCTCAACCGCCTCATCCATGTCGTCGAGGTCGAGCGCGGCGTGGGCGAGCGCCATCAGGGCCTGCGCGGTACCCCTGCGGTCGCCGTACGAGATGAAGGTCTCCAGCGACTCGCGTGCGAACCCGGCGGCGGAGCCGGGCGCTCCTTCCGCCCTGGCGATCTCGGCCAGGACGAGCAGCGCCGCCGCCTCGGGCAGCCGGTCCCCCAGGCGGCGGTTGATCCGCAGCCGCCGCTCCACGCAGTCGCGGGCCTCGGCGCGCCTGCCGGCGCCGAGGTGCACCCGAGCCAGGTCGAGCAGCGCCTCCGCCTCGCCACGCGGATCCCCGAGGTCCTGGTAGGCACTCAGGCTCCGGTCGAGCGCGCCGGCGTCCCGGCGCAGCGCGCCCAGCGCCCGTAAGGCGTCGGCCCGGCCGCGCCGGTCCCCGGCCTCCTCGAAGACCCGCAGGGCCCGCACGAACGCCTGCTCCGCCTGCTCCGGCCGGGCCTGGACGAGGCCGAGCCTGAGCGTGATCCTGGCCAGCTCCAGCCCTTCCACCAGGGGCTGCGCCGCCCGGAGCGCCGCGGCCGCCGCTTCCGTGCGGCCCTCGGCCCTGTGCAGGTCGGCCAGGCCGCGCAGCAGGAGCGCCTCGCCGTGCCGGTGGCCCACCGCCCTGGCCGCGTCGAGCCCGGTCGCCGTGGTCACGTGCCAGTCGTCGTGGTGCGCGCCCAGCTCGAACAGCGGCGTCAGGTAGAACGCCAGCCGCCAGGCGGCCTCGTACAGGCCCGCCCGGTAGAAGTCCTCGACGGTCGCCACCAGGAACCGGCGCTCGGCGCTCAGCCACCGCGCCTCCTGCCGCAGCCGGCCGGTCTCCAGGCCCTGCCCGACGGCCGCGGCTCCGGGCGGATGGACCTCGGTACGGCCGGTGCCGGGCTCGGCCGGGAGGAGGGCGGCTCTGGCCTGCCTGGTCCGTTCGAGGATCGCGCCCGCCCTGGCCGCCAGCACGCCTGCCGCGCCGCCGTCCTCCTCCGCGAGGCGCTCGGCGGCGTAGAGCCTGGTCAGGTCGTGCCACCCGTACCGCTCCTGGCCCGCCTCGTCCAGGCCGCGCGACTGCAGCAGCCCGGCCTCGGCGAGCGGCTCCAGGTCCGTGTCGAGGACCCAGGACGCGAAGTCGGGCGCCGACAGCGCGCCGAGCCCGCGCAGCAGCCGCCGCTCCGGGTCCGGCAGGCCCCGGTAGCCGAGCGCCAGGCTGCCCCGTACGGCCAGGTCGCCCGCGCTGAGCTCGTCGAGCCTGCGCCGCTCGTCCCCGAGGCGGCCCGCCAGGTGGTCGAGCGTCCACCCCGGTTTCCTGGCCAGCCGGGACCCGGCGATGCGCAGGGCCAGCGGCAGGTGGCCGCAGAGCCGGACGATGCGCAGAGCGGCCTCGGGCTCGGCGCGTACCCTGTGCTGCCCCGCCACCTCGCCAAGCAGCGCCACGGCCTCGTCCTGGCCGAGAACCTCCAGCTCGTACGCCCGCGCCGCCTCCAGCCCGGCCAGCGGCGACCGGCTGGTCACCAGGGTGAGGCTGCCGGGACCGGTCGGCAGCAGCGGGCGCACCTGGGCCTCGTCGGCGGCGTCGTCCAGGACGACGAGCAGCCTCCTGCGGGCCGTCATGCTCCGGTAGAGCCGCACGCGCTCGTCCAGAGCCGGCGGGACCGCGCCGTCCGGGCAGCCCAGCGAGCGCAGCAGGTCCTCCAGGACGGCGCCCGGCGGTCTGGCGCCGAGCGAGGCGTAGAGGCGGCCGTCCGGCCGCTCGATCGCGGTGGCCGCGTGCACGGCGACGGCCGACTTCCCGCAGCCCGGCGGGCCGTGCAGGACGAGGTGCACCGGCGCGGACGCGTGCTCGCGGGCCATCCGGACGATCCAGTCGAGGACCCGCTGCCGGCCGACAAAATCGGAAATGTCGGGCGGAAGCTCATCGACCAGCTGCGAGTGCCGGTCGGCTCGTGTCACCGAGCCGCCCTCGTCGTTCAGGACCCGCTGGTGTGCGGCGGTCAGCTCAGCGCCCGGCTCCAGACCCAGCTCGTCCACCAGCGTCCTGCGCGCGTCCTGGTAGGCACCGAGGGCCTCCGACCTGCGTCCCGCCTGGTGGAGTGCCTCGATGAGGCGCACCCAGGCACGTTCGCGCAGCGGATGCGTCCCGACCAGCGCCCGCAGCTCCCCCACCGCCTCGGCGCCCCGGCCCAGCCGCAGGTCCAGCTCCACCCGCTCCTCCAGCGCGGTCAGACGCAGCTCCTCCAGCGGTACGGCGTGCCCACGGCGCAACGTGGACGACTCGACATCGGCCAGCGCCTGCCCCCGCCACAGCCCCAGTGCCGTCCTGAACGTGCCGGCCGCCTCCTCGACCCGCCCCGACGCACGCTCCTGCCTGGCCGTGGTGACCAGCCGCTCGAACCGGTGGCAGTCGACCTCGTCGCGCCCGACCTCGAGCAGGTAACCGCCCGGCACCGTGCGGATACCGTCCACGAGCTTGCGCAGCGCGCTGACGTACACCCTGAGCACCGAGCCCGCCGACGCCGGCGGCCGGTCGTCCCAGACGACGGAGACCAACCGCTCGACCGGCACCGTCTCGCCGGCCGACAGCAGCAGCGCGGCCAGCAACGCCCGGTGCTTGGCCGGTCCCGGCGGCTGCGCGCCGTCGATCCGCAGCGGCCCGAGCACGCCGAAGCGCACGTTCACGCACCCCTCGGCATCACTGGCCCGCCGGTCGGAGCTCGAAGGAGTCGAAGCGGACCCGCAGGTCGGCGGTGTCGGCGGAGGCGGCGTGGACGCCTGACTCGTTCGGGCCGTAAGGGGCGTCCGCGTCGGACGCCTCCGCGACCAGGCGTTCGTTCAGCCACATCCGCAGCGTCACCTTGCCCCCGCTCTCGCCGCACGCCGCCACGATGCTGTTGACGGCCGCGCTCTGTGTGCTCGCCGGGCCGTACAGGGTCCTGCCCCTGGTGCCCGTGCGGCGCTTGACGATCGTGACCTGGCCCGAACTGCTCACCCCGAACTCGTAGCGGTCTCCGGTGCCCGCCGAGCCGTGGCACCACACACCGTACTCCCCGGACCCCTTCTCGAGGGT
The nucleotide sequence above comes from Nonomuraea helvata. Encoded proteins:
- a CDS encoding AfsR/SARP family transcriptional regulator; amino-acid sequence: MNVRFGVLGPLRIDGAQPPGPAKHRALLAALLLSAGETVPVERLVSVVWDDRPPASAGSVLRVYVSALRKLVDGIRTVPGGYLLEVGRDEVDCHRFERLVTTARQERASGRVEEAAGTFRTALGLWRGQALADVESSTLRRGHAVPLEELRLTALEERVELDLRLGRGAEAVGELRALVGTHPLRERAWVRLIEALHQAGRRSEALGAYQDARRTLVDELGLEPGAELTAAHQRVLNDEGGSVTRADRHSQLVDELPPDISDFVGRQRVLDWIVRMAREHASAPVHLVLHGPPGCGKSAVAVHAATAIERPDGRLYASLGARPPGAVLEDLLRSLGCPDGAVPPALDERVRLYRSMTARRRLLVVLDDAADEAQVRPLLPTGPGSLTLVTSRSPLAGLEAARAYELEVLGQDEAVALLGEVAGQHRVRAEPEAALRIVRLCGHLPLALRIAGSRLARKPGWTLDHLAGRLGDERRRLDELSAGDLAVRGSLALGYRGLPDPERRLLRGLGALSAPDFASWVLDTDLEPLAEAGLLQSRGLDEAGQERYGWHDLTRLYAAERLAEEDGGAAGVLAARAGAILERTRQARAALLPAEPGTGRTEVHPPGAAAVGQGLETGRLRQEARWLSAERRFLVATVEDFYRAGLYEAAWRLAFYLTPLFELGAHHDDWHVTTATGLDAARAVGHRHGEALLLRGLADLHRAEGRTEAAAAALRAAQPLVEGLELARITLRLGLVQARPEQAEQAFVRALRVFEEAGDRRGRADALRALGALRRDAGALDRSLSAYQDLGDPRGEAEALLDLARVHLGAGRRAEARDCVERRLRINRRLGDRLPEAAALLVLAEIARAEGAPGSAAGFARESLETFISYGDRRGTAQALMALAHAALDLDDMDEAVEALTRAMGEFDRLGDEQGRAGAERLAQEARRRRGGRI